The Sorangiineae bacterium MSr11954 DNA segment AGGACCAGCCGCACTCGTCGTCCTTTTCGCACTTGGGAACCTGTTGCCCGTCGCCCTCGAGCGACTGAACCGTGGCAAGATCCCCTTTCTTCCCACCGTAGAAGAACCCGATGGCCGTCAACTTAGCGCCAAGATCGTTCGAGCGCAGGTAGGACGCGATGGCTTCGCGCGGTTTGGGCTCCCCGCCGGGGGCCTCCATTTTGGCGATGAGGCCACCGTAGGAGATCGGCTCGGTCATGCCCATCTTGGTTCCCGGGGTCTTGGGCAAACGCGCCATGAACTCGGGGACCCCCTTGGTGGTCATGGTGCGGAGCACCAAGGAGGCGGCCACCCAGCGCACCTTCCACTTCTTTTGATTGTCGAAGAGCGCGTACATCTTCGGAACGACGACTTCTTTCGGAAGCTCGCCCAGCCGCTGGAACGCGAGATCGCGCACCGGGTCGGGGGTGTTGTCGTCCTTGGCGATGTCGAAGAGCTTCTCGATGTCGGCCGTGTTGTTCTTGTCGACCCGCCCCTCCAGCGAGGCCAGTGCCGCTTTGCGCCGCTCCTCGCTGTTGTCCTTGTTGGCGGAGAAGGCGAGGGCGTAGTCGATGATCGGCCGCCCGCCGACCTTCTTCATGGCCGTGAAGACCTTGATGAGCTCTTGCTCTTGGTACTTCTTGATCTGCTCCGTCACCTGCTCCTTCGTGACCTTGGCCCCCGCCCGCTTGTTGGCCTCCTCCACGAGCGGCATTTGCTTGTTGATCCAGGCCTGGGAGTCGATCTGCTTGGCGATGGACACCAGCTGCACGCTCGCCTTTTGCTTCGTCTCCGCGTCGCCCAAGTCGGCGATCAGGCCCGCGATGCGGTCCGTCTTGCTCGATTCTTCCTTGAGCAGCGCTGGAAGACCCTTCACGGTCGAGGCGCCCAGGTATCGAAACATCTGCTCGATGCCGTATTGCTGCAGCGTGTAATCGAGCCGCGACTCCAGGTTCGACGTGGCCCACTCCGTGATGGCCGTGGCCAGCTGCCCGCGCATCCCCTCGTCGGTGACCAGCGGCGGATCGTGCGAAAGAAGCGCAAACGCCACGTCTTTGAAGGGCACGCTCGGATCGGGCGGCTGCGTCCCGTCGGGATTCTTCGCCGGGAGCGGCTGCTTGATCTGGTTGAGCAGCTCCGGCACCAGCGACTCGAGCATCTTTTTGCGGTCTTCCGGGTTGAGCGCCACGATGGCGCCCTCCCGCCCGGTGCCTTCGTCGTCGACGTAGCCATCCACCAGGTACGGGATCGCCCACACCTTGCCGCCCCGAGGCTTCATCTTGATGAGGGAGAGCGCCGCCTCGATCCGCAGAGGCCATGCATATTTGCCGTGGGTGGCCACCGCGTAGAGCTTGCGTGGCCCCTGCTCGGTCCCTTCCCAGCGGTGCACATCGCTCTCGCTGACCGCACATCCCGCGAGGCTTGCTGCTCCACCGGCCATGCCAGCCGCCGCAACCAGCGCACCCAGCATCACCTGCGCGATCGTCTTCTTCATTCGCTCGGTCCTCTGCATCCCGCCTCGTGTTGCGTCCAGAAAACCACCAATGCCGGGGCCGATGCTAGTCCAGGGTGGGCAAACTTCCTAGAACCCTGACGCGCGGCCCCATTCCGCCCACGTTCTGGACACCAAGGCTTTCCTTGGCTACTTGTACGACAACGTAAGGAAATGGCGCTTCCTCTCTTTGCTCCCCGTCGGGCCGTCACGCATCCCGCATCGGCTTTACCCGAAAACACGCGCGCGCCCTCATTTCTGGGCGCGGGTGCCGTCCTTCAACCGCGCAACCGCGAGGTTGCGGCGCTGCTTTTGTGGACGACGGCGGTCTTTCTCACCTTGGCGCTCAGCTCCTACGAGCACGATCCGGCCACGGGGCAGGGGACGGGGGCCGATTGGGTGGGCCCCGTTGGCGAGTCGTGCGCGCGGGCGCTCGTCTCCCTCATTGGCGTGATCGCATGGGCGGTGCCGCTCGAGACGGTGCTCCTCGGGATCCCGTTCGTTCGGGGACGTCGAAGCGCCATCACCCTGGCGCGGCTCGCGGGCGATCTGCTCATCGCGTTGACGGCGGCCGCGATGGTGCAGGTGGGTTGGCCCGGGCAATTGGCCTTTGGGCACCATCTGGCGGGGGGCTGGGTCGGCGAGCTTTTTGGCGAGCTTTCGCGCTCGCTCTTCTCGACCATCGGCTCCTTCCTCGTGGGATTTGCGTTCCTCGGCCTCATTTTGATCGGCCGCGCGTCGTTCTCGTTCATCGCCTTGATGCGGTGGCTGGCCCGCTTCGGGGAGCGCAGCGCGCGCGGCACGGCGTCCGGGGCCCGAAGCGTGGCGGAGGCCTGGCAAACGGCGCGTCAAATCGAGCGCGAAAAGACGGAAAAGGCGCGCCTCGCCGAGCTGCCCCGCATCGGTGCGCCCGCCGAGGGCCCGGCCACGATTGCCGTCTTGCCGGACGAGGCGGACGACGATGGGTTCGACGCGGTGCCCGAATCGGGCGATGCACCCGACGTCGACATGGGCGACGTGCTCGCTCCAAGCGACGCGCCCAAACGGCGCACGCGAAAGCCGCGGGCCGCGGCGGGCGCGAATGCGGCGGGCGCGAATGCCGGAACGGGCGGCGCCGGCGCGAATGCGTCCGGGGCGGATGGCGCCGGCGCGAATGCGTCCGGGGCGGATTCCGCGGACGGTGGCAACAGCGCCCCGGCGCCCCAACCCCGGCGGGGGAGGGGAGCCGCATCGGCATCGGCCGAGGCGAAATCCGCCGACGGCAAGTCCGAAGGCAAGGCGGGCGACGGCAAGAGCACCGACGGCAAGAGCACCGACGGCAAGAGCACCGACGGCAAGACCACCGACGCCAAGGCATCGACCAAGAGCGCCGACGGCCGCACCCCCGACCGATCCGACCCGGTCGACCTCGAAGAGCCCGAAGGAGCATCGGAGCCCGAGCCGAAGGCCGGACGCCGTCGCCGCGGCGCCGCAGGCGGAGCGCAGGGCAAAGACGCCGCCCCCGTCGAGAGCTCCGGCCCCACCATCATCGACACGTCGGCCGCCCTCGCCAAGGAGCTCGCCACCCCCGAGCCCCCGCCCGAGACCCTCGCGTCCGCACCGCCGCCGGCCTCCGAAGCCCACGGCACCTCCGGCGCCGCCGCGCACGGCACCCCCAGCACCCCCAGCACCCCCAGCACCTCCAGCGCCGCAGGGCACGGCGCCCCCAGCGCACCCAGTGCCGCCACCGCGCATAGCGCACCCGGCGCAGCAAGGCCGAAAGACGGCACGCCCACGGTGGCCGCGCCACCACCCGCACCTGTCAAAGCCGGCAAGGACAAGCTCGTCCCCGCCTTTGCCGATGGCTTCCGCCTGCCGTCCATCGACTTTCTCATCCCGTCGAAAGAAGACCCGAACCTCACCATCGACCACGAGACGTTGCTCAAGAACGCCGAGCTGCTCGTCAAAACGCTGGGCGACTACGGCGTCAGCGGCAAGGTGGAAGACATCCTCCCCGGCCCCACGGTCACCACCTTCGAGGTCTCGCCGGCCGCTGGCACGAAAGTGTCCAAGGTGGCTTCGCTCGCCGACGACTTGGCGCTCGCCCTCGCCCGAAAGGTCCGCATCGTCGCCCCCATTCCGGGCAAAAACCGCATTGGTTTCGAGCTCCCCAACGAGCGCCGCCTCCCGGTCAACCTGCGCGACTTGGTCGAGGACCGCCGCTTTCAGACCTTGGATGCCCCGCTGCCCGTGGTGCTCGGCCGCGACATCCTGGGAAGCCCCGTCTATGCCGACCTCGCGAGCATGCCGCACGTCATCGTGGCCGGCGCGACGGGGGCCGGAAAGAGCGTCGGGCTGAATGTCATGCTCTCCTCGCTCCTGTACCGGCGCACCCCCGACGAGCTTCGCCTGTTGATGATCGACCCCAAGGTGGTCGAGCTCGCGCCCTTCGATCGCATCCCCCACATGCTCTTGCCGGTGGTCACCGACATGAAGCAGGCCGCCAACGCGCTCAAGTGGGCGGTCGACGAGATGGAGCGCCGCTACCAGCTCTTTGCCGATGCCGGTACCAAGAACATCGGCACCTTCAACGGGTGGGTCGAGCGGGTGCACCGCGGCGAGGCCAAAAATCCTGCTCCCAAGGTGGTCATGGCCAAGGACCACAACGGGCTCCCCGAGGCCATCAACCCCGACTTCACCAGCGGTGAGCAAGGCGAGGCGCCTCTCCCCGAGAAGCTGCCGCTCATCGTCATCGTGGTCGACGAGTTTGCCGACTTGATGATGCAGCAGGGCAAAGAGGTGGAGGCCGCCGTGGCACGCTTGGCACAGAAAGCCCGCGCCGCCGGGATGCACGTCATCTTGGCAACGCAGCGCCCCAGCGTCGATGTCATCACCGGCATGATCAAGGCGAACTTCCCCACCCGCGTCGCCTTCCGCGTCGCGCAAAAGGTCGACAGCCGCACCATCTTGGACGAGCAGGGCGCCGAGCATCTCCTGGGCCGCGGCGACATGCTCATCAAGCTGAATGGCACGAACGAAACCAAGCGCGTGCAGTGCCCGATGATCACCGAGGAAGAAGTCCAAGCGATCACGGACTTTCTGCGGCTGCAGGGCGAGCCCGTGTACGACGAGAACATCCTCAAGCCGCGCGATGAAGACGACGCCGCCGACGCCGAGCAGGACGCCGAACAGGATGCCATGTACGATGACGCGGTGCGTCTGGTGGCCGATACCCGGCGTTGTTCCACGTCGTGGCTGCAGCGCAAACTGGGTCTCGGCTACAACCGCGCGGCCCGCATCGTCGAAATGATGGAGCGGCGCGGCTTGGTCGGCCCGGCCAACGGCGCGAAGGACCGCGAGGTCCTCATCAGCAGCTTGTAAGCAAGCCGCGCGCGCGAGCGAAGGCGACGCCATCGCACATGAGGGGCGTTCTTTGCGCAACGGCAGCAGCATTTTTCAGCTGCCGGCCATATATGTCTTGGAAGGGGGGGAGCGTAGGCGGCAGATGCCTGGAAAGTCGGCAACCCCAGCAACTGGCCCTCCCTAGTAGAAATTTCGCAAGAAATCTACAAAAATCGACAATGAATTACGCCAAACACTCGACGGCCGCCAAAAAAACGCTAGACTCTGCCGGCGCTTGTAACCGAGATGGCAATGAGCATGAAAAACGCCGCCGCGGACAACGCGGGGTTCCGCAGTAGCGGTGCAATCGGAGGATGGCGAGTGGCTGACGAGGCTGATCGCACGAGGCTAATCGGTGAAATTTCGCGCGTGATTCAGGAGCCCGCCACGCCGGAAAGCACTCGGTGTGCGGGGCTTACCCTGATCGGGTGGCTCGCGAGACGGATGCCGGGTGAAAAACCGCACGCTCTCGGCGTCGAAGAGGCGCGCGAGTCGGAGCGTAGGCTGGTGGCGGCGAGCCTTGCGGCGGCCTGTGGTGGCGGCGAAGCGGAAGCACCCGGCTCGACGGGGTTTGCCGGCGAGCCTCAGTCGGGGATCGTGGCGTCCACCACCACGCACCGCGTAGCGTCGTCGTATGCACCCGCACCCGCGGACCCGAGCGCCCGAAACGTGCCGGCTCTTCGCGTGGCGCGGCGTTCACGCGGCGCGGCCCGCTGATTCGCGAACGCCTGCGCGCGGCACCCCTGGTGGTGCTGGTGACGTTGGTGCTGGTGCTTGCGGTGGTTCGCATGCGCCGTTCGCGGAGCTCGGCCACGGCTCCCCCGGCTCATGCTGGCGCCGATGCTTCGGCCGAAGGGGGATCGCTTCGCGGCCCAGCATACACGGCGTCCTCGGCGCGCCTGCCGGACGCGGTCACCCGCATGCAGCACGGCGACCCGCGCAGGACGCACCGCGCCCGCGGCACCGGGCCGCGTGAGGCGAAGGTCGCCTGGAAGGCCGACGTGGGCGGTCCCGTGCAGGGACAGGTCGTGGCCTCACCCGACGAGAAAACGCTCTATGTCGGGTCGCTGGGGGGCACCCTGACGGCACTTGGCCGCGATGGGCGGATCGCGTGGAAGGTCGACCTCCACGGAAGGGTGTACAGTACACCTTGTGTGGGCGCCGACGGGACCATCTATGTCGGCAGCGACGCCCGGCAGTTCTTTGCCGTCAACCCCGCCGGATCCATTCGCTGGAAGCTCGACACCGAGGGCGACGCCGACACCGGCGCGGCGCTGGCACCCAACGGCAGCATCGTCTTTGCCTCCGAGCGCACCGTGTACTCCGTGCGACCTTCGGGCGAGGTCGCCTGGCGATTCCGCGCCCGCGGGAAAATTTTTACGACACCGGCCGTGGCCGAAGATGGCACAATTTACGTCGGCTCGCAGGACGACCGTGCCTATGCGCTGGCGCCAAATGGCACGGTGCGCTGGTCGACCGAGCTGGGCTCCGATGTCGATGGCTCGCCCGCGCTGGGGGATGATGGCGCGCTGTTCATGGGGACGGACGGGGGCGAGGTCGTGCGGCTGGGCTCGAAAGGGGAAATCGTCTGGCGGGCCTTGGTCGGTGGGTTCGTCCGCGGACCGCTTGCGATTGGCCGCGATGGCGATGTGCTCGCGGGTGTCTACGGGCCATCCCCGCGTGAGGTTCGCATCTCGGCCGCGACCGGCAGCGTCTTGGGATCGATGGGCGTGCAGGGAACGGGGGCGCGCGAGTTTGGCGTCCATGGTGGCGCGCTGGAGGATGACGACGGCACACTTTACTTCGGGGCCCAGGACGACGCGGCCTATGCCGTCGACCGGCAAGGAAGCTTGCGCTGGCGTTTTGCGACCGGAGCGGACGTGGATGCACCGCTCACGTTGCTCGGTGACGGTTCGCTGATCGTCCCCTCCGACGACGGAATCGTGTACCTACTTGCCGGCTCTGCGCATTAACGCGTAGTAGAAAGTAAGGTGTTATGGACGGCATCCCGCCTGCCGCAAAAACCGACGCGGAGGACGTCGTTTGGGCCCTCCAGACCGCCGACGCCCTCTGGAAACGACACGAGAGGGTCGACGCGATCGTGTGGCTTCGACGAGCCGCGCAAGCCGCCGCCGAGTCCCAGAACGACGACCGCGCGCTGATCCTCGCCCGCTACGCGGCGGAGCTCTCCGAGTGGATCGCGCGCCACCCCGTCCCCGGCAACGCCGGCTCGAGGGGCGGCGCCAGCGAGCTCGGGACCTCCGGTTTGCGCGTCGGCGGCGAGCCGGGGATCTCCGTGGGCGGCGACGTCCTGCCCGACGATCTCGAGCCCCCGCCGGGCTTCGAGGACGAGATCATCACCAACGCCCGCACCCTGGCCGCCATCAGCGGCGAGGTCCTGGTGCCGCCCGAGGTGCGCGGCATGCCGCGGCCGACCTTCGACGTGGAGCCGCGCTCGAGCTCCGCGCAAGCGCAAGAGCGCCTCGAGCTGCCCAAGCGTGTACCGCCCAACCTGGGCGTCGATTCTTTGCGGCGGCCGCGACCTCCGCGCCCGGGGCCTCCGTCCGAAACGGGGCCGCGCCCGCGCGCAGATGTACCTCGTCCGTCGGCGTCATCGCCATCCATGTCGAAAAAACCGATCCCACCGCCGCTTCCCCCGAGGCGCCCGGCCGCCCCGCCGCTGCCCTTGCCCGAACCGCCTGCCCCGGAGCCGCCCGCGTCGATGCGCTCGCCGGAGTCGATGCGCTCGCAGGAGCCCACGATGCTCGTGGAGGACGAGGAGCTCCTGCCCAGCCTCAATTTGTCGCTCATCGAGGAAGAAGAGGACGAGGCCAACCAAATCAGCCAGGAGCCGCCGCCCGCCGTGGCATCGTCCAGCTCCGCGGAGGCGGCGATTGACTCGTACGAGCCGGTGAGCCTCCAGGATCCGCAGCCGCCTCCGGAGCCCGAGTTGGAGCTGGAGCGGCCGCTGCCGGAGCCGGAGCCGCTGCCCGAGCCTCCGCCGCCGACCGACGCTGCGGCGTTCGACAGCGTGACCCAGCGAATCAAGGCGGACTTGCGCGCGCTCGACGTCTCGACGCGCCGCACCGCGACCTCCGAGATGGACACACCCGCCGAGATGGAAACGCCAGCACCTGGCTCCACCACCCCCATACCGCCCGGATCGGTGACCCCCGCGCCGCCGAGCCCCACGCCGGTGCCGCGCTCGGGCGGGCCTCTCTTCGAGGTACCCCGCCTCGATCCCCCGCGGATCGAGCGGGAGTCGGTCGACCTTTCCCGGTCGGAGGCCTTCTCCGACCTCCCCGACGATGCGCGCGAAGCCTTCGCGGCGGCCGCGCAGATTCACGAGCTGCGGTCGGACGAGGAGGCCGCAGGTTTTGCGCTGGCCGTGGTGATCGAGGGCGATGTCGACGTATGTGCAACCATCGTCGATGCCATCGGCGAGCGCTTGACCACGGGCGCCGTGCTCCGGGCGCAGGGCTCGATTGGCATCGGCGCCCCGCTGCGGTTCGTGTGCGCGTCGGAGCAAGCGCGCGTGGCCACGTGGGATGCGTCCGCCGTGGAAGAAGCTTTTCGCACCTGCCCGTGGGTGGAGGAAGATCTCTGCGAGGCGGCCAACCGGACCCATGCCATCGTGGGTGCAACCATGGGCCCGCTGGGCGAGCGGCTCGACGCAACGCTTCGCAGGCAGATCACCGATCGCCTCGATGTGCGGGCCTTGGAGCCGGGCGACGTCCTGGTCGAGAAGGGGCAGCCCGTTCCGGGGGTGGTCCTGGTGGGCGTGGGTACGCTGGAGATCGTTCGGGATGGTGCCGTGGTCGAGCACGTTTCATCCGGGCAGTTCCTCTTCGCGTCCTCCATCCTTGGGGGCGGCGCGGCACCGGCGACGGCGCGGGCATCGGCCGAGGGGGCGATCATCCTCTTTGCCGATCGCATGGTGGCGCACGAGCTCCTCGTCACGTGCCCTCCGTTGCTCGAAGTTCTGGCGGGGATGTAAAATCCGCCAAAGATGGCGACCGACGAGACCCTGTCCAAGCGCTCCCACGAGGTGAATGCCGTTCGCCTCGCGTCCGTGCGGCCGTACCTCGTCCTGGCCGTTCAGTGCGAACAGCCGCTCGAGCGCGCGCGCCGCTACTGGCTCCACGGCGTCGACGAGGTGCTCATCGGCCGCGGCGAGCTCGAACCCGAAGGCGCGCAGGTGGTATCCGAAGAGCGCCGCACGATCGTGGTGCGCGTCCCCGATCCGCGGGCCTCCCGGGAGCACGCGCGGCTCTTGCGCGCCGACAACCGCTGGGTGCTGGTCGACGAGAACTCGAAGAATGGCGTGTTCGTCAACGGCGTGGCGGCGCAGCGCGCATGGTTGAACGATGGCGATCTCTTCGAGATCGGGCACACGTTCTTCCTCTTTCGCGAAGACGCGGTGTCGCCCGAGGACGATGCGCTCGACGCTGCGCCCAAACCCGCCGCCGACGAGTTCGCGACCTTGCTCCCTTCCTTTGCGCGGGAGCTGGACAAACTCGCGCGGGTCGCGCGCACGCAGGTCCCGGTGCTGCTCGAGGGTGAGACGGGCACCGGAAAAGAGGTCATCGCCCGCGGATACCACCGCTGCTCGCTGCGCCCGGGGCCCTTGGTCCCCGTCAACTGTGGCGCGCTGCCGGAGACGCTGCTCGAGACGGAGCTCTTCGGCTATCGCAAGGGCGCGTTCTCCGGCGCCGACGAGCAGCGCGCGGGCCTGGTGCGGAGCGCCGACGGCGGCACCTTGCTCCTCGACGAGGTGGCGGAGCTTCCGTTCCCGTCGCAGGCGGCGTTCCTCCGCGTTCTGCAGGAGAGCGAGGTCGTGCCGGTGGGCGGCACGCGCCCGGTGCGCGTGGACTTTCGTCTGCTCTCCGCCACCCACGGCGATCTGGCGCGCATGGTGGAAGATGGCGCCTTTCGCGCCGACCTCTATGCGCGGTTGGTCGGCTTCAAGCTCCGCCTGCCCCCGCTGCGCGAGCGCCGCGACGATCTCGGGCTCATCATCCCCGCCATCCTCGCGCGCTCCGGCCCCGAAGCGGCGCGCGTCTCGTTCAGCCCCAACGTCATCCGCGCGTTCTTCGCCTACTCCTGGCCGCTCAACATCCGCGAGCTCGAACGGTGCTTGACGGCGGCCCTGGCCATCGCCCGCGACCGCATCCAGCCGCAGCACCTCCCCGAGGCGATTCAAAAAGTCCTCGCGTTCCCCGAGGAGAGCTCCGCGCCGCTTTCACTTGCTCCGGCCGCCGCGCCCGAGCATCCGAAGAACGGTGAGCGCGAGCGGCTGATCGCGCTCCTCCGCGAGCACCGCGGAAATATCCGCCGCGTCGCCGAGGCCCTCGCCACCTCCCGCGCGCAGGTGCATCGCCTGCTCGACCGCCACGCGCTCGACGCGGCCGAGTTCCGGCGGTAGCAAATCGCGACAAACCCCGGGTAATCCGGCGGTTTGCATGCCCCAGCCTGCTAGGTTCGAGCGCGCCCTGCTCTAGGCATTTCGCGCGCGGCGTGCGATGGATTCGTGTGGCCCTGAGGGGGAGAGAGCACGATCTGGAGACCGCGGAGGACGTGGAGCGTCGCATTCTGCCCGTGCGCGACCGCAAAGAGCCGTTCCCCCCCGGCACCGTGCTCCTCGGAAAATACCGGGTGGAGCGCGTGCTCGGTCGAGGAGGCATGGGGGTGGTCGTCGCCGCGCTCAACGTGGATCTCGAGCAGCCCGTGGCGCTCAAGTTTCTCCTGGCCGAGTCGAACCGCCCGGCGGACACGCTCGAGCGTTTTACGCGGGAGGCGCGCGCGGCCAGCAAGCTGCGGAGCGAGCACGCGGCGCGGGTGATCGACGTGGGGAAGCTCGCCAGCGGAGAGCCCTACATCGTGATGGAGCTGCTCGAGGGGCGCGATCTCAAGGAGCTGCTCGTGGACGAGGGGCCGCTGCCGTTTGCGTCGGCCGTCGACTACGTGCTCCAAGCCATCGACGCGGTGGCCGAGGCGCACCAGCTGGGCATCGTGCACCGCGATCTGAAGCCGTCGAACTTGTTTCTGGCCAACCGCCCCGCCGGTGAGCCGCTCATCAAGCTGCTCGACTTCGGCATTTCCAAGATGCTCGATCCGCTCGACGAGTCGGGGGATCGGGTCGCCATCACGGCCACCACGGCGTTTTTGGGCTCGCCCGCGTACATGTCCCCGGAGCAGTGCCGCTCGCCGCGGGACGTCGACACGCGCACGGACATTTGGTCGTTGGGCGCCATCCTCTACGAGCTGATCACCGAGCGGCGTCCGTTCCCTGGCGCCACCGAGGCCATGGTGCTGGCCGCCGTCCTCGAGCGCGAGCCCGCGCCCATGGGGACCGTGGTCCCCGGCTTGCCGCCCGCGCTGGAGGAGGCGATTTTTCGCTGTCTGCGAAAAGCGCGGGAGCAGCGCTTCGAGACGGTGGCCGATCTCGCGCTCGCCATCGCTCCGTTCGGAACGGGCCAGGCGACGCGAAGCGTGGAGCGCGCCGTTCGCCTTCTCCGCCGCGATTCGGCGCCGGCCATCGCGCGAACGGGGGCGTCTTCGTCGGTGGCGGCGTCGTCGTCCAGGGCGTCTTCGTCCGGGGTGACGCCGTCGATGGGCGTGTCGGCGAGCGCGAGCTCCACGGCGACGGCGCGCACGCGGCGCCTGGCGGTGGGCGGCGTGGTGGCGCTCGTCCTTGCGGCGGCCGGCGCAGGCGGGTTCATGGCGCTTCGGCGCGGGCTCGGGGAGACGCCGGAGGTTCGGAAAATGCCGGAGGCGTGGGGGACGCCCTCCGCCGCTGTCTCGATGGCGGCCTTGCCGCAAGCTCCGATCTTGGCGGCATCCGCTTTGGGTCGGCCCCCGCCGGTCGCATCCGAAGCTTCGAGCGCGAGCGCGCCGGCGTCGTCGGCGCTTTTGGAGCTGCCCAAGGAAAAAGCGGCAAGCCCGCCTCGTTCACGATCGCGCCCCGCAGGCGCGCATCCGGCGGCCGGTGCGACCGCAAACTCCGGCGCGGCCTCGAGCGCCGGCGCGGCCTCGAGCGCCGGTGCAGCCTCGAACGCCGGCCCGAGCCCGAGCGCCAGCGCGAACCGCCCCGAGCCATCCATCGGCAGTCTGCTCGACACGCGTCAGTGACCGTCCGAGCCGAAGGAGACGCGGAGCGGCGTGGGGCCCGACTCCGGAGCGTTGCCTTGCCCGCGCGAGCCGCCGCCCCAGCACCAGAGCGTATGATCCTCGAGCAGCGCGCAGGTGAAGTTGCTCGCGGTGGCGAGGGCGGCGGCGGGGCCGGGTAGCCCGAGCACCTCGAGCGGGGTGGTCACGTCGTCGGATTGGCCCGAGCCGAGCTTGCCTTCTTCCGGCTCGCCCCAGCACCGGACCCCTCCGGTGACCAGGATCGCGCACGCGTGCGTCGGGCCCACGGCGATGGCCTTGGCCGACTCCGGGAGGACCACCGGCGCGGGGGTGAACTCTTCTTCGCCCGCGTCGGCGGTGCCGCGCCCGAGCAAGTGCCCTTTGCCGAAGCACGAGACCCGCCCGCTCTTGGCGCGCGCGCACGTGGCGTCGTCGCCCGCGCGCACCTCGACGATGTCGGCGAGCGAAGGGATCACCAGCGGCGTCGCCTGGGGATTGCGCCCGCCGTCGGCCGTCGGCCGTCCGAGCTGCCCGTTCCAATTGTTCCCCCAACACGCCACGTGCGCGTCGTCGAGCAGCGCGCAAACGTGGGAGCCGCCCACGGCCAGCTGCTTGGCGGCGCGCCGCCCGGGCATCGCGATCTCCTGCGCCGACGCCACGAAGTAAGGGTCGCTCTGCTCGACCCCCAGCACGTAATAGCCGTTCGTGCCCCAGCAGAAGACCCGCTCTCCGCTCAGCGCGCACGCAAAGCCGAGCCCCGCGCCCATCTGCTCGGCGGCACCGAGATCCGTCACCGGCTTGGCCTCGGGGTGCGGCCGTGCGGCTTCGGGCGCCCCCGCGGTGCCGCGCCCGAGCGCTCGCTTCGCGTCGTCCCCCCAGCAGACGCCCTTGGCGTCGGGGAGCACCGCGCAGCTGATGTTCTCGCCCAAGCCGACCTGCGCCACCTTTCCGACCGACGCCGCGACGGGGGCCATGATGGCGCGTCCGTCGAACGCGTACCCACCGTCGGCATACGGCGTAACGGCCGGCGCGCCGATCGCACCGCGCTCATTGTTGCCCCAGCAACGAAGCGTGCCATCGTTCAGGACCGCGCACGCGTGGTAGCGCCCCGCCGCGATGGCGGTTGCCCAAGGTCCGCCGTCGGGATCGCCGAGCGGCCCCCCGCCGTCCCCGCCGTCGTCGCCGCGGTAGACGGGGAGCTCGTCGATCC contains these protein-coding regions:
- a CDS encoding serine/threonine protein kinase, with the protein product MRWIRVALRGREHDLETAEDVERRILPVRDRKEPFPPGTVLLGKYRVERVLGRGGMGVVVAALNVDLEQPVALKFLLAESNRPADTLERFTREARAASKLRSEHAARVIDVGKLASGEPYIVMELLEGRDLKELLVDEGPLPFASAVDYVLQAIDAVAEAHQLGIVHRDLKPSNLFLANRPAGEPLIKLLDFGISKMLDPLDESGDRVAITATTAFLGSPAYMSPEQCRSPRDVDTRTDIWSLGAILYELITERRPFPGATEAMVLAAVLEREPAPMGTVVPGLPPALEEAIFRCLRKAREQRFETVADLALAIAPFGTGQATRSVERAVRLLRRDSAPAIARTGASSSVAASSSRASSSGVTPSMGVSASASSTATARTRRLAVGGVVALVLAAAGAGGFMALRRGLGETPEVRKMPEAWGTPSAAVSMAALPQAPILAASALGRPPPVASEASSASAPASSALLELPKEKAASPPRSRSRPAGAHPAAGATANSGAASSAGAASSAGAASNAGPSPSASANRPEPSIGSLLDTRQ